One Rhinoraja longicauda isolate Sanriku21f chromosome 18, sRhiLon1.1, whole genome shotgun sequence DNA segment encodes these proteins:
- the fgf19 gene encoding fibroblast growth factor 19 yields MAVRKLCGLLAVIQLLFATPVHPKPAANAGPHINSGWDQTIRLIHLYTTQAKGSFLSYHLQIHDDGAVDGSRERTSHSLLEMRSVAPGVVAIRGYLSGRYLCMDRNGRLHGSLSYNEGDCSFEERLLSGTYNVYWSERHGAPVSLSGRRQRGHIRGRALPPLSQFLPIRNMPPLPLDPDEESWLMPEHPPSLIQANSMDPLEFTYEGT; encoded by the exons ATGGCTGTTCGCAAACTGTGCGGTCTTCTCGCTGTGATCCAGCTGCTGTTCGCCACGCCGGTGCACCCCAAGCCCGCCGCCAACGCGGGGCCACACATCAACTCCGGCTGGGACCAAACCATCAGGTTGATCCACCTCTACACCACCCAGGCCAAAGGCAGCTTCCTCAGCTACCACCTCCAGATCCATGACGACGGCGCGGTGGATGGCAGTCGCGAAAGGACCTCGCACA GTCTCCTTGAGATGAGGTCGGTGGCTCCTGGCGTGGTGGCGATCAGAGGCTATCTCAGCGGCCGCTACCTCTGTATGGACAGGAACGGACGGCTACATGGTTCG CTTTCCTACAACGAAGGGGACTGTTCGTTCGAGGAGCGTTTGCTGTCGGGCACCTACAATGTGTACTGGTCGGAGAGGCACGGGGCGCCCGTGTCCCTGAGCGGCCGAAGGCAGCGTGGCCACATCAGGGGGAGAGCCTTGCCCCCTCTCTCCCAGTTCTTGCCCATACGGAAcatgccccctctccccctggacCCAGACGAGGAGTCGTGGCTGATGCCTGAACACCCCCCTTCACTCATTCAGGCGAATAGCATGGACCCCCTCGAATTCACCTACGAAGGCACATGA